The genomic DNA CGCCGTCGCGCAAGCTCTGATCTGGCTGCCGCTGGTGTTGCTGCCGCTGTTATGGCCCGCTTACGCGATACCGATACTGATCGGCTGCGTCGCGTTTTATCACGCCTGCGCCAACTTTATCCAGCCGCAGTGGAGCAGCCTGATGCGCGACCTGGTGCCCGAAGACCGCCGCGGCCGTTACTTCGGACACCGCACGCGGGTCGCCAGTCTGACCGCGTTTATCGCGCTGGTCGCGGCGGGCGGCGTGCTGGCGCTAGGCAATCGCATGGAAGCCACACTCGCGGGTTTTGCCGTGGTGTTCTGTATCGCCGCCATCGCCCGTTTCGCGTCGGTTTATCATCTGGGGCGCATGCACGATCCGCAGACTGCCGGGCGCGTGGAGCACGCGCGGATATTCAAAGGCATGTGGCGTTCGCTCAAGTTCCTGCGCGGCTCCCATTTTCTGCACTTTTCGCTGTTTTTCGCATGCATGCAGAGTGCCGTCGCGATCGCGTCGCCGTTCTTTACACTCTATATGCTGCGCGATCTTGGCTATGGCTACGGCCAGTTCATGGCCGCCAGCGCCACCGCGGTGGTCATGCAGATACTGACCCTGAACACCTGGGGGCGTATCAGCGACCTGTTCGGTAATCGCCTGGTCCTGTCGGTTACCGGCTGGATGATTCCAGTCGTGCCGGCGCTGTGGATGGTTTCCACGAACTTCTGGTATCTGCTCGGCGTACAGGCGCTGGGCGGACTCGCGTGGGCGGGATTTTCGCTCTCCGCGGGTAATTTTCTCTACGACTTGCGGCCGGGCCCGCGGCTGGCGCGCGACATGGCCGTGCACAACGTACTGGCGGCCGTCGGCACCTTCGGCGGCGCGTTGCTGGGCGGTTATCTCGCGACGCATCTGCCCAGCTACGGGATCGTGGTGGCCGGTGTGCCGCTGCACTGGGAGTTCGCGCTGTTCGCCGTCTCGGCCGTGGCGCGCCTGATGGTGATGGCGATTTTTATGCCGCGCCTCAAGGAGGTGCGACAGGTGCCCGAAGTGTCGATCAGTTCGCTGGTGTTCCAGGTGACCCGCGTACACGCGCTGTCGGGGCTGATGTTCGAGATCGTGGCGCCACGCGACAAACCGGCCGGCGTCCGGGCGCCGGCAACAACGCTGCGCTAAACTGTCGCGCTCCGGCTCGTCAGTCCTCGTCGG from Gammaproteobacteria bacterium includes the following:
- a CDS encoding MFS transporter; the protein is MILVGAVAQALIWLPLVLLPLLWPAYAIPILIGCVAFYHACANFIQPQWSSLMRDLVPEDRRGRYFGHRTRVASLTAFIALVAAGGVLALGNRMEATLAGFAVVFCIAAIARFASVYHLGRMHDPQTAGRVEHARIFKGMWRSLKFLRGSHFLHFSLFFACMQSAVAIASPFFTLYMLRDLGYGYGQFMAASATAVVMQILTLNTWGRISDLFGNRLVLSVTGWMIPVVPALWMVSTNFWYLLGVQALGGLAWAGFSLSAGNFLYDLRPGPRLARDMAVHNVLAAVGTFGGALLGGYLATHLPSYGIVVAGVPLHWEFALFAVSAVARLMVMAIFMPRLKEVRQVPEVSISSLVFQVTRVHALSGLMFEIVAPRDKPAGVRAPATTLR